The following are encoded together in the Hydractinia symbiolongicarpus strain clone_291-10 chromosome 14, HSymV2.1, whole genome shotgun sequence genome:
- the LOC130624917 gene encoding creatine kinase, flagellar-like has product MGCASSVCSKQATTVEGSKPVEKQAGGNTKGPVQTKAQPKSNSAAVKVADKKVVVNFIKNDPEANFPDFSKHSNYMAKCLTLPLYKKLHNLKTCNGVTLDQVIQTGVDNPGHPFIYTVGCVAGDEETYSVFAELLDDVIFHRHNGYSKTAKHATDLDPDHLIGGDDLDPSYVLSCRVRTGRSIRGLTLPPVCTRAERKAVEKILIEALDSLDGKFKGNYYPLTGMTEEVQDKLIEDHFLFDKPVSPLLTSAGMARDWPEARGIWHNEDKNFLVWVNEEDHSRVISMEKGGNMRSVFQRFCEGLNKVESLIKSKGHDFMWNNHLGYILTCPSNLGTGLRAGVHVKIPLLSKTSHFDDVLLAYRLQKRGTGGVDTMSTDGTFDISNLDRLGFSEVQLVQNVINGVRCLVDLEKALEQNENIEDLVKAAQLKTTGAKNVSGINLPDLSKHNNWMSKCLTPEIYAKYFNVKTPSGFGIDQAIQTGVDNPGHPFIMTVGCVAGDEETYKTFADLFDPVINNRFNGFKKTDMHKTDLSPEKLKGGDNLDPKYVLSSRVRTGRSIRGLCLPPWCTRAERKQVEKIVVQALGNLSGKLKGKYYSLETMTEADQQKLIDDHFLFDKPVSPLLTSSGMARDWPEARGIWHNDDKNFLVWVNEEDHMRLISMEKGGNMKAVFERFCDGLNKVEKLMKQDGHEFMWNEHLGYILTCPSNLGTGMRAGVHVKIPLLSKHPKFDSMLDEMRLQKRGTGGVDTASTDGTFDISNSDRLGYSEVELMQIVVDGVTKLVEMEKKLEQNEPIDASAKTDGKKIDVDNFPELSKHNNWMSKVLTKDMYERMSKVKPKSGYSFDRIIQTGVDNPGHPFIFTVGCVALDEDSYSDFKEFFDEVIRGRHGGYAPDAKHKTDLNPGHLKGGSFDPDFVLSCRVRTGRSIRGLALPPHCTRAERRKVETIVTDGLASLTGDFKGKYYPLAGMTEEVQDKLIEDHFLFDKPVSPLLTSSGMARDWPDARGIWHNNDKNFLVWVNEEDHIRVISMEKGGDMKAVFNRFCTGLSLFEQSIKESNNEFMWNEHLGYILTCPSNLGTGIRAGVHVKLPLLSEDKRFDQMLKKMRLQKRGTGGVDTASSNGTFDISNSDRLGFSEVELVQVVVDGVNLLVDMEKKLMAGESIDNLVPK; this is encoded by the exons CAACAACAGTTGAGGGTTCCAAACCAGTTGAAAAACAAGCTGGAGGGAACACGAAAGGCCC GGTACAAACAAAAGCTCAACCTAAATCGAACAGTGCCGCTGTGAAAGTCGCTGACAAAAAGGTCGTGGTCAATTTTATTAAGAATGATCCAGAAGCTAACTTTCCTGATTTTAGCAAGCACAGCAACTACATGGCTAAATGTCTGACACTACctttgtataaaaaacttcaTAACTTGAAGACTTGCAACGGTGTGACGTTGGATCAAGTCATTCAAACTGGTGTAGACAACCCAGGGCATCCTTTTATTTATACCGTGGGTTGCGTAGCTGGAGACGAG GAGACATACTCTGTGTTTGCAGAGTTGCTGGATGACGTTATTTTCCACCGTCATAACGGCTACTCAAAGACGGCAAAACACGCCACTGATCTCGATCCTGATCATTTGATTGGTGGAGACGATTTAGATCCGTCATACGTTCTTTCGTGTCGTGTTCGCACAGGACGAAGTATCCGTGGCTTAACTCTCCCACCTGTGTGTACCAGAGCTGAAAGAAAAGCAGTCGAGAAAATCTTAATAGAAGCTCTAGACAGTTTGGACGGGAAATTTAAAG GAAACTACTATCCACTTACTGGTATGACAGAAGAAGTTCAAGACAAGCTCATCGAAGATCACTTTTTGTTCGACAAGCCTGTGTCACCTTTGCTTACATCTGCTGGCATGGCGCGTGATTGGCCTGAAGCAAGAGGAATCTGGCATAACGAAGACAAAAACTTTCTTGTCTGGGTAAACGAGGAAGACCATTCACGAGTCATCTCGATGGAGAAAGGAGGAAATATGCGCTCTGTGTTTCAAAGATTTTGCGAAGGCTTAAACAAAGTTGAATCGCTGATAAAATCTAAGGGTCACGACTTCATGTGGAATAATCATCTTGGTTACATACTTACATGTCCCTCTAATCTCGGTACCGGTTTGCGGGCAGGAGTGCATGTTAAGATCCCATTGTTGTCAAAAACATCACATTTTGATGACGTTCTACTCGCTTATCGCTTGCAAAAGAGAGGCACAGGTGGTGTGGATACAATGAGTACCGATGGTACATTTGACATTTCAAATCTAGATCGACTGGGTTTTTCGGAAGTACAACTTGTTCAAAATGTCATTAATGGTGTGAGATGCTTAGTTGATTTGGAAAAGGCTTTGGAACAAAACGAAAACATTGAAGATTTAGTAAAAGCCGCTCAGCTAAAAACAACTGGTGCGAAAAATGTCAGCGGTATCAACTTACCCGATTTATCAAAACACAACAATTGGATGTCTAAATGTTTGACACCGGAAATATATGCTAAATATTTTAACGTGAAAACACCTAGCGGGTTTGGAATTGATCAAGCTATTCAAACAGGTGTTGACAACCCAGGGCATCCTTTCATAATGACGGTTGGCTGTGTAGCCGGTGACGAAGAAACCTACAAAACGTTTGCCGATCTCTTTGATCCAGTTATCAATAATCGGTTTAACGGATTTAAGAAAACGGATATGCATAAAACCGACTTATCGCCTGAAAAGTTAAAAG GGGGTGATAATTTGGACCCGAAGTATGTGTTATCATCTCGTGTTCGAACAGGGCGTAGCATTCGTGGATTGTGCTTGCCGCCTTGGTGTACCCGTGCGGAACGAAAACAG GTTGAGAAAATTGTGGTACAAGCCCTTGGGAATTTGTCTGgcaaattaaaaggaaaataTTACTCGCTTGAAACAATGACTGAGGCGGATCAACAAAAGCTTATCGATGACCACTTTCTCTTCGACAAACCTGTCTCGCCTTTACTGACATCATCAGGCATGGCACGTGACTGGCCGGAAGCACGTGGGATCTGGCATAACGATGACAAGAACTTTCTAGTTTGGGTAAATGAGGAAGACCATATGCGTTTGATTTCAATGGAAAAGGGAGGAAACATGAAAGCAGTGTTTGAAAGGTTTTGTGATGGCCTCAACAAA GTTGAAAAATTGATGAAACAAGACGGCCATGAGTTCATGTGGAATGAACATTTAGGTTACATTCTAACTTGTCCATCCAATTTGGGAACAGGCATGAGAGCCGGTGTGCATGTTAAAATACCATTATTGAGCAAGCATCCGAAGTTTGATTCCATGTTGGACGAGATGCGGCTACAGAAAAGAGGAACAG gCGGTGTAGATACTGCAAGTACAGACGGCACTTTTGATATTTCCAACTCGGATCGACTTGGATACTCAGAAGTTGAATTGATGCAAATAGTGGTAGACGGTGTTACAAAACTTGTcgaaatggaaaaaaaattggaaCAAAATGAACCCATTGACGCATCTGCGAAG ACTGACGGCAAAAAAATTGATGTAGATAATTTTCCGGAGTTATCAAAGCATAATAATTGGATGAGCaaagttttaacaaaagatATGTACGAACGAATGAGTAAAGTTAAACCTAAGAGTGGATATTCTTTTGATCGAATCATTCAAACTGGTGTTGATAACCCAGGGCATCCATTTATTTTTACCGTGGGTTGTGTAGCCTTGGATGAAGATTCATACTCAGATTTCAAAGAGTTTTTTGATGAAGTCATTCGTGGAAGACATGGAG GATATGCTCCCGATGCTAAGCATAAAACAGATCTCAATCCTGGTCATCTTAAAGGAGGAAGTTTTGATCCCGACTTTGTGCTGTCGTGTCGTGTTAGAACTGGTCGAAGCATACGAGGTCTTGCTCTGCCACCGCATTGCACAAGAGCTGAACGAAGAAAGGTCGAGACTATTGTAACTGACGGTCTGGCGTCTCTTACTGGTGATTTCAAAG GCAAATATTATCCCCTCGCTGGTATGACAGAAGAAGTTCAAGACAAACTAATCGAAGATCACTTTTTGTTTGACAAGCCTGTGTCACCTTTGCTTACATCGTCTGGCATGGCACGAGATTGGCCAGATGCGAGAGGAATCTGGCACAACAATGACAAAAACTTTCTTGTCTGGGTAAACGAGGAAGACCACATTCGCGTCATTTCGATGGAAAAAGGAGGAGACATGAAGGCTGTGTTCAATCGATTTTGCACCGGTCTTTCTCTCTTTGAGCAAAGCATTAAAGAGAGTAACAATGAGTTTATGTGGAACGAACATCTTGGATACATATTAACATGTCCGTCTAATTTAG GTACTGGCATTCGTGCAGGTGTCCACGTGAAGTTACCATTGCTGTCAGAAGATAAAAGATTTGATCAGATGCTTAAAAAAATGAGATTGCAAAAACGAG GTACTGGAGGTGTGGACACAGCTTCGTCGAATGGAACATTTGATATATCCAATTCGGATCGTTTGGGTTTCTCCGAAGTCGAGCTTGTTCAGGTGGTAGTTGATGGAGTTAATTTGTTGGTAGACATGGAAAAGAAACTTATGGCTGGTGAAAGCATTGATAATTTGGTGCCAAAATAA